In Dehalococcoidia bacterium, the following proteins share a genomic window:
- a CDS encoding D-2-hydroxyacid dehydrogenase, whose translation MRSSTSASPVSVVAAFTYGPWSLEARHVQQIQAISPWVRATEASQLFARAARGDTEAARALDPVLLDAEVLFTRFVPRDLLRRAPNLRWVHVGTAGVDIALKESHVLGSGVTVTCSIGMHAVPVSEFILSGVLALNKRVPAFWAEKEKRVWRRAEREMPVVQGATMGIVGYGQIGRATARLAKAFRMRVVATKRSCTAPMRDADGADLLLPPSHLRELLAESDYVVICAPLTPETERLIGEAELRAMKPTACLVNIARGRVVDEAALVRALREGRIAGAVLDVFEDEPLPADSPLWDMPNVIFSPHIAGGSERNPDRATDLFCRNLANYLSGQPLVNVVDPARGY comes from the coding sequence GCAAATCCAGGCCATCTCGCCGTGGGTGCGCGCCACTGAAGCAAGTCAGCTTTTCGCTCGGGCGGCGCGCGGCGACACCGAGGCGGCGCGCGCCCTGGACCCTGTCCTGCTGGATGCGGAAGTCCTTTTCACGCGCTTCGTGCCGCGAGACCTTCTGCGCCGCGCGCCGAATCTGCGCTGGGTGCATGTCGGGACGGCGGGCGTGGACATAGCCCTCAAGGAGTCGCACGTCCTGGGCAGCGGCGTGACCGTCACGTGCTCCATCGGCATGCACGCGGTGCCGGTCAGCGAGTTCATTCTGAGTGGCGTGCTGGCGCTCAACAAGCGCGTGCCCGCCTTCTGGGCGGAGAAGGAGAAGCGCGTCTGGCGGCGCGCTGAGCGGGAGATGCCGGTGGTGCAGGGCGCCACGATGGGAATCGTCGGCTACGGCCAGATAGGGCGGGCGACGGCCCGTCTGGCGAAGGCGTTCCGCATGCGCGTCGTGGCGACGAAGCGCTCGTGCACCGCGCCGATGCGCGACGCGGACGGCGCGGACCTGCTGCTTCCGCCGTCGCACCTGCGCGAATTGCTGGCGGAGAGCGATTACGTGGTCATCTGCGCGCCTCTGACGCCGGAGACGGAGCGCCTCATCGGCGAGGCGGAGCTTCGCGCAATGAAGCCAACGGCGTGCCTGGTGAACATCGCGCGCGGACGCGTGGTGGACGAAGCTGCCCTTGTCCGCGCCTTGCGGGAGGGCCGTATCGCCGGCGCCGTGCTGGACGTCTTTGAGGATGAGCCTTTGCCCGCCGACAGCCCGCTTTGGGATATGCCCAACGTCATCTTCAGCCCGCATATAGCGGGCGGCAGCGAGCGCAACCCCGACCGCGCCACCGACCTCTTTTGCCGCAATCTGGCAAACTATCTGTCGGGACAACCGCTGGTGAACGTAGTTGACCCGGCGCGGGGGTATTGA
- a CDS encoding D-2-hydroxyacid dehydrogenase produces MTRRGGIDMPASSGHRLVVAIGVPYSDALRQEIAREVARVAPHAEVRDIAALIREERRLRREGSQAEGLAKAKADLDKHLVDVNILFTLPVVPDLPARAPRLRWVHFISAGVDHVMTQELVRSPVQVTDSGGITSAGMAEYALGVMLLFAKRLWTYERQKRKREWCKEDVIPVELHGHTVGILGVGGIGLQVARLAKAFGMRVLGVRRGTTAPETGVGDVDEMLSPSALHDMLGRSDYVVIALPATKDTERLFGERELRAMKPSAYLVNVGRGSVVDEPALVRALKEGWIAGAGLDVFSREPLPPESELWGLPNVYMTPHVSGNLLGVEPPIMALFCDNLRRYLVGEPMKNLVNKEAGY; encoded by the coding sequence TTGACCCGGCGCGGGGGTATTGACATGCCCGCGTCGTCCGGCCACCGGCTCGTCGTCGCAATCGGCGTCCCCTACAGCGATGCGCTGCGTCAGGAGATAGCCAGGGAGGTAGCGCGGGTTGCGCCGCACGCCGAGGTGCGCGACATCGCCGCGCTGATACGCGAGGAGCGTCGGCTGCGGCGAGAGGGGTCGCAGGCCGAGGGTCTGGCAAAGGCGAAGGCCGATCTGGACAAGCACCTGGTCGATGTCAACATCTTGTTCACGCTGCCCGTCGTCCCGGACCTGCCGGCCCGCGCGCCGCGCCTGCGCTGGGTGCACTTCATCTCCGCGGGAGTGGACCACGTCATGACGCAGGAGCTTGTCCGCAGTCCTGTCCAGGTCACGGACTCCGGCGGCATCACATCGGCGGGCATGGCCGAGTACGCGCTGGGCGTGATGCTCCTCTTTGCCAAGCGCCTCTGGACCTACGAGCGGCAGAAGAGAAAGCGCGAATGGTGCAAGGAAGATGTCATCCCTGTGGAGCTGCACGGGCATACGGTGGGCATCCTGGGGGTGGGTGGTATCGGCCTTCAGGTCGCGCGTCTGGCGAAGGCCTTCGGCATGCGCGTCCTGGGCGTCCGGCGAGGGACGACGGCCCCTGAGACCGGCGTGGGCGACGTGGACGAGATGCTGTCGCCATCCGCCCTGCACGACATGCTGGGCCGGAGCGATTATGTGGTTATCGCCCTGCCCGCCACGAAAGACACGGAGCGCCTGTTCGGCGAGCGCGAGCTGCGGGCGATGAAGCCGTCCGCGTACCTGGTCAACGTCGGGCGCGGGAGCGTCGTGGACGAGCCTGCGCTTGTCCGCGCTCTGAAGGAAGGGTGGATAGCCGGCGCGGGGCTGGACGTGTTCTCGCGGGAGCCGCTCCCGCCGGAGAGCGAGCTGTGGGGCCTGCCGAACGTGTACATGACGCCCCACGTGTCCGGCAATCTGCTCGGCGTGGAGCCGCCCATCATGGCTCTGTTCTGCGACAATCTGCGCCGCTATCTGGTGGGCGAGCCGATGAAGAACCTTGTGAACAAAGAGGCGGGCTACTAG
- a CDS encoding enoyl-CoA hydratase-related protein, with translation MALTYEKKDRVAIFTINRPDAFNSLDPDTLEEFSKALVDFRDDANLWVGIVTGAGQKAFCAGADLTKTIPRMLNAQEPWRPPATIMREMEIWKPLIAAVNGVALGGGCELALACDIRIAAENATFGQPEVKWSIIPGWGGTQRLPRQVPYARAAEMVLMGRSIKAEDALRIGVVNAVVPQDKLMSTALEWAREICNQGPLAVRAAKEAMLRGMEMPLEAGLRLEQMLFDNLRHTADAREGPRAFAEKRKPVFKGE, from the coding sequence ATGGCCCTCACCTACGAGAAGAAGGATAGGGTCGCCATCTTCACCATCAACCGGCCTGACGCTTTTAACTCCCTTGACCCGGACACACTGGAAGAGTTCAGCAAGGCGCTGGTGGACTTCCGGGATGACGCCAATCTGTGGGTGGGCATCGTCACCGGCGCGGGCCAGAAAGCGTTCTGCGCCGGCGCCGACCTCACCAAGACCATACCGCGGATGCTCAACGCGCAGGAGCCGTGGCGTCCGCCCGCCACCATCATGCGGGAGATGGAGATATGGAAGCCCCTCATCGCAGCCGTGAACGGCGTCGCGCTGGGCGGCGGCTGCGAGCTGGCGTTGGCCTGTGACATTCGTATCGCCGCCGAGAACGCCACCTTCGGCCAGCCGGAGGTCAAGTGGTCTATCATCCCCGGATGGGGCGGGACGCAGCGTCTCCCCAGGCAGGTGCCGTACGCCAGGGCCGCGGAGATGGTGCTGATGGGCCGGAGCATCAAGGCGGAGGATGCCCTTCGCATCGGCGTGGTCAACGCCGTGGTGCCTCAGGACAAGCTGATGTCCACAGCGCTGGAGTGGGCGCGGGAGATATGCAACCAGGGGCCGCTGGCCGTCCGCGCGGCCAAGGAGGCGATGCTCCGTGGCATGGAAATGCCGCTGGAGGCGGGCCTGCGTCTGGAGCAGATGCTCTTCGATAACCTGCGGCATACCGCCGACGCGCGGGAAGGCCCCCGCGCCTTCGCCGAGAAGCGCAAGCCCGTCTTCAAGGGCGAGTAG
- a CDS encoding 3-hydroxybutyryl-CoA dehydrogenase, translating into MTGKIKKVGVVGCGIMGGGIAQTCIAAGYPTVVREVNQQLLDKGMNAVRSNLAKAVERGKMTETQKSEALARLTGTVRFEDFKDCDLVIEAAIENIEEKRKVFSALDGVCPAHAILASNTSSLCIAEMAAATKRSDRVVGMHFFNPVPAMKMAEVVRGIASSDETIASARAFVESLGKTVVMAKDTPGFIVNRLLVPYLLDAVRVLESGVGSKEEIDQGMVLGCGHPMGPLTLIDLLGLDTTYYIAQAMYQEFGETRFAPPVLLKRMVLSGRLGRKTGRGFYDYTQQK; encoded by the coding sequence ATGACTGGGAAGATTAAGAAGGTCGGCGTCGTCGGGTGCGGCATCATGGGCGGGGGCATCGCCCAGACGTGCATCGCCGCGGGCTATCCCACCGTCGTCCGCGAGGTGAACCAGCAGCTTCTGGACAAGGGGATGAACGCGGTGCGTTCCAACTTGGCCAAGGCCGTGGAGCGCGGCAAGATGACGGAGACCCAGAAGAGCGAGGCGCTGGCCCGGCTCACGGGCACAGTGCGATTCGAGGACTTCAAGGACTGCGACCTGGTCATAGAGGCCGCCATCGAGAACATCGAGGAGAAGCGCAAGGTGTTCTCGGCGCTGGACGGCGTCTGTCCCGCTCACGCCATTCTGGCCAGCAACACCTCGTCCCTGTGCATCGCGGAGATGGCGGCGGCCACCAAACGCTCGGACAGAGTGGTCGGCATGCACTTCTTCAACCCGGTGCCGGCGATGAAGATGGCGGAGGTGGTGCGCGGCATCGCCTCCAGCGACGAGACCATCGCCTCGGCCAGGGCCTTCGTCGAGTCCCTGGGCAAGACGGTCGTCATGGCCAAGGACACGCCAGGGTTCATCGTCAACCGGCTGCTGGTGCCGTATCTGCTGGACGCGGTGCGGGTGCTGGAGAGCGGCGTGGGAAGCAAAGAGGAGATTGACCAGGGCATGGTGCTGGGCTGCGGCCACCCTATGGGGCCGCTTACGCTCATAGACCTCCTGGGTCTGGACACCACCTACTACATCGCCCAGGCCATGTACCAGGAGTTCGGCGAGACGCGGTTCGCGCCGCCGGTCCTGCTCAAGCGCATGGTGCTCTCCGGTCGCTTGGGCCGCAAGACGGGCAGGGGGTTTTACGACTACACGCAACAGAAGTAA
- a CDS encoding acetyl-CoA C-acetyltransferase, with product MSASDDIVIVSGTRTAVGRFGGGFKDLPAPRLGAVAIKEAIRRAKLEPRDVDHVVMGCTLQIADTINVARQAAIYAGVPVEVPAFTVNRLCGSGVEAIHSAARMVATGDAEVVVAGGVENMSRMPYILRNARWGYRMGDGVLEDSMAAGVLQCPINDYHMGVTAENVATKYGVNREDQDKFALESQKRAVAAIKGGLFKEQIVPVHIPQSKGEAVTVDTDEHPRADTTLEKLAKLTPAFKQGGTVTAGNSSGLNDGAAAVVVMSRRTAQEKGLEPLLTLRGRAVAGVDPAYMGIGPAQAVPRAMKRAGLRVQDMDLIELNEAFAAQAVAVMRELNMDSARTNVNGGAIALGHPLGATGAVLVVKLMYEMARRHSRYGLVTACIGGGMGIASIFERA from the coding sequence ATGAGTGCAAGCGATGATATTGTCATTGTCAGCGGCACGCGGACGGCCGTAGGCCGGTTCGGCGGCGGATTCAAGGACCTTCCCGCGCCGCGGCTCGGCGCCGTGGCCATCAAGGAGGCGATCCGGCGCGCGAAGCTGGAGCCGCGCGATGTGGACCACGTGGTGATGGGGTGCACGCTTCAGATAGCGGATACCATCAACGTGGCGCGGCAGGCGGCGATCTACGCGGGCGTGCCCGTGGAGGTGCCCGCCTTCACAGTCAACCGGCTCTGCGGCTCCGGCGTGGAGGCCATTCACAGCGCCGCGCGGATGGTTGCGACGGGCGACGCGGAAGTCGTCGTCGCGGGCGGCGTGGAGAACATGAGCCGGATGCCGTACATCCTGCGCAACGCGCGCTGGGGCTATCGCATGGGCGACGGCGTCCTTGAAGACAGCATGGCCGCCGGAGTGCTCCAGTGCCCCATTAACGACTACCACATGGGCGTCACTGCCGAGAATGTGGCGACGAAATACGGGGTCAACAGGGAAGACCAGGACAAGTTCGCTCTGGAGAGCCAGAAGCGTGCGGTGGCCGCCATCAAGGGTGGCCTGTTCAAGGAGCAGATTGTGCCGGTCCACATCCCGCAGTCCAAGGGGGAGGCCGTGACTGTGGACACGGATGAACACCCGCGTGCCGACACGACCCTGGAGAAGTTGGCGAAGCTCACGCCGGCCTTCAAGCAGGGGGGGACGGTGACGGCGGGGAACTCGTCCGGCCTCAACGACGGCGCGGCCGCCGTCGTTGTGATGTCGCGGCGCACGGCCCAGGAGAAGGGGCTGGAGCCGTTGTTGACTCTGCGCGGGCGCGCCGTGGCGGGCGTGGACCCGGCGTACATGGGCATCGGGCCGGCGCAGGCCGTGCCCAGGGCCATGAAGAGGGCGGGGCTGCGCGTTCAGGACATGGACCTCATCGAGTTAAACGAGGCGTTCGCCGCTCAGGCCGTCGCCGTCATGCGCGAGTTGAACATGGACTCCGCCAGGACCAACGTCAACGGCGGGGCTATCGCCCTGGGACATCCCCTGGGCGCCACCGGCGCAGTCCTGGTGGTCAAGCTTATGTATGAGATGGCCCGCCGCCACTCCCGCTACGGACTGGTCACGGCGTGCATTGGCGGGGGCATGGGCATCGCGTCCATCTTCGAGCGCGCGTAG